In Methanococcus maripaludis, a single window of DNA contains:
- a CDS encoding COG1361 S-layer family protein, whose amino-acid sequence MDKKSLKIGSVMLIMLFSFVGNYAFTFTEDVSDYVILNINKVNQDPDPAIAGDVFDLRISIENDGGEGEGDFIVEIEPSYPFEEVNGEDLTQTIGIIEGYEDSNDAIIAKFKLRVNEDATAGDYPIEVHIYKEGEDSSSGYTKEITVTVGNEESAEVSLDADEVVAGDKTNITFTVENTGSAPIKNLEFSWESENNAILPLGSGNVKTISYIGVGSSVDVTYTVLASTDVEPGIYELTMNLNYDDSLSGTTESVEHIGGILVLGKTDFEVSYSGEDSGEYTLTVMNVGKSDVNSVIVSIPDQDAWSISGVSTSIIGNLDGGDYTFSNFELSTTNSNAPLIVEITYTSPEGDRVTIQKEVEMPSTTSQVMSMNSDESGAPQDFAGGPGGNRNPLSTIQNSITSAIPYVIGGLVALAAIIVVVYKIIKRKKLAKQNKTE is encoded by the coding sequence ATGGATAAAAAATCCTTAAAAATCGGATCGGTAATGTTGATAATGCTTTTCTCATTTGTGGGAAATTACGCATTCACGTTTACTGAAGATGTAAGTGATTACGTGATTTTAAACATTAATAAGGTAAATCAAGATCCCGATCCTGCAATCGCAGGAGATGTATTCGACCTTAGAATAAGTATTGAAAATGATGGTGGAGAAGGTGAAGGAGATTTCATTGTAGAAATTGAACCAAGTTACCCCTTTGAAGAAGTAAATGGCGAAGATTTAACACAAACTATTGGAATTATAGAAGGATATGAAGATTCAAATGATGCAATAATTGCAAAATTTAAATTAAGAGTTAATGAAGATGCGACAGCAGGAGATTACCCAATAGAAGTCCACATTTACAAAGAAGGAGAAGATTCATCTTCAGGATATACTAAAGAAATTACCGTAACTGTAGGAAATGAAGAAAGTGCAGAAGTTAGCTTGGATGCTGATGAAGTAGTGGCAGGAGATAAAACCAATATTACATTCACCGTAGAAAATACCGGTTCTGCACCAATTAAAAACCTTGAATTTTCATGGGAAAGTGAAAACAATGCAATACTTCCATTAGGTTCAGGAAACGTAAAAACAATTTCATACATTGGTGTTGGAAGTAGTGTTGATGTAACATACACAGTACTTGCAAGTACCGATGTGGAACCTGGAATTTATGAATTAACCATGAATTTAAACTATGATGATTCATTAAGTGGAACTACTGAAAGCGTAGAACATATTGGCGGAATTTTAGTACTTGGAAAAACCGACTTTGAAGTTAGTTATTCTGGAGAAGATAGTGGCGAATACACCCTTACTGTAATGAATGTTGGAAAAAGTGACGTTAATTCAGTAATCGTTTCAATTCCAGACCAAGATGCATGGAGTATTTCTGGAGTTAGTACCTCCATTATCGGAAATCTAGATGGTGGAGATTACACATTCTCAAACTTCGAATTATCAACCACGAACAGTAACGCTCCACTTATCGTTGAAATAACATACACGTCACCAGAAGGAGATAGGGTAACAATTCAAAAAGAAGTGGAAATGCCAAGTACAACTTCGCAAGTTATGAGTATGAATTCTGATGAATCAGGTGCTCCACAAGACTTTGCAGGAGGCCCCGGCGGAAATAGAAATCCACTTTCAACAATTCAAAATTCAATAACTTCAGCAATACCCTATGTTATTGGAGGACTTGTAGCACTTGCTGCAATTATAGTAGTTGTATATAAAATAATTAAAAGAAAAAAATTAGCTAAACAAAATAAAACCGAATAA
- a CDS encoding ABC transporter permease: MKPLKLFNMASKMVKSSKLRSWITILGIVIGIASVIAIISAGDYLSTSVSSQLDDMVSDEITLTASASPGSDDDDDPELTKMDVLILNGISDIEYVDVRVSTKNEISFAGGHETATITGVDPAVWSQMTDEELYAGRLLQASDSNAVVISYYTATEAFDREIGINQVISIGNKQFKVVGILEEDETQGFGRMGGMSSNTVYMPYEAVYTLELDEDASYSIQEKEEGVYDEIIFTLYEDVNQTTALENIEEKLMMSRHVNENTIDFSLRTPNSPEGPEEIISMLTTFLSAIAGISLIVGVTGISNTMFTTVLEKTREIGIMKAIGAKNKDIMLLFVFNSAIIGLVGGILGLILGTIISQIIVWFIASSMDSSYEFVLSISSVVIAIGSSLAAGIIAGIIPAYNASKLKPVDALRSE; the protein is encoded by the coding sequence ATGAAACCCTTAAAATTATTTAATATGGCATCTAAAATGGTAAAATCCAGTAAATTACGTAGCTGGATTACCATTTTGGGTATTGTCATTGGAATTGCATCAGTTATCGCAATCATATCTGCTGGAGACTATCTTTCAACCTCAGTCAGCAGTCAACTTGACGACATGGTAAGTGATGAAATAACACTTACTGCATCAGCCTCACCAGGTAGTGATGATGACGATGATCCCGAACTAACAAAGATGGATGTACTGATTCTAAACGGGATATCGGATATAGAGTACGTGGATGTGCGGGTTTCGACCAAGAATGAAATAAGTTTTGCAGGAGGTCATGAAACTGCAACAATTACCGGAGTCGACCCTGCAGTGTGGTCGCAGATGACTGATGAAGAATTATATGCAGGAAGGCTTTTACAGGCCAGTGACTCAAACGCAGTGGTTATTTCATACTATACTGCAACAGAAGCGTTTGATAGAGAAATTGGAATAAACCAAGTAATAAGCATTGGTAATAAACAGTTCAAAGTCGTTGGAATACTCGAAGAAGACGAAACACAAGGCTTTGGTAGAATGGGTGGTATGAGCTCAAATACTGTCTACATGCCATATGAAGCAGTATACACGTTAGAATTAGATGAAGATGCATCATATTCAATTCAAGAAAAAGAAGAAGGAGTATATGATGAAATAATCTTTACGCTGTATGAAGATGTGAATCAAACCACTGCACTTGAAAACATTGAAGAAAAATTGATGATGTCAAGACACGTTAATGAAAACACAATTGACTTCTCATTAAGAACTCCAAATAGCCCAGAAGGGCCTGAAGAGATAATTTCGATGCTTACAACGTTCCTTTCAGCTATTGCAGGAATTTCATTGATTGTTGGTGTTACAGGTATTTCAAATACCATGTTTACAACAGTTCTTGAAAAAACCCGAGAAATTGGAATAATGAAAGCAATTGGTGCCAAAAACAAAGACATAATGCTGCTGTTTGTCTTTAACTCTGCAATCATTGGACTTGTTGGAGGAATTTTGGGACTTATACTTGGTACCATAATTTCCCAGATAATAGTCTGGTTTATTGCATCGAGCATGGATAGCAGCTATGAGTTTGTACTGAGTATCAGCTCCGTTGTAATTGCGATTGGATCTTCACTTGCAGCTGGAATTATTGCAGGAATCATCCCAGCATACAATGCTTCAAAATTAAAGCCTGTAGATGCTTTAAGAAGCGAATAA
- a CDS encoding HAD-IC family P-type ATPase: protein MTFFKGFKEDYFGLTDLEVKKYQETYGKNELLQKKKKTFLSRILKIFSEPMFVLLFIAAFVYFFLGEPRDGLIMVISVVFICAIEFFQEWRTDRTLQALKDLSSPKSTVIRNGKMMTIDSNELTVDDLLILKEGEKIAADGIIIENYGLGVNESTLTGESDVVWKKIDLDTEENSEHWQKNICYAGTSVTQGRAVIKILNVGSKTEYGKIGKDIFSVNSMPAPLEKQTKELVKYSAIAAFFMLLLIVFVNFYYMGSVTDSILSGVTVAMAIIPEEFPVILTVFLAMGAWRLANKNSLIRRIPAVETLGSISVLCVDKTGTLTKNQMEVKEIFFDSKFNENELMTFASLASETEAYDPMEKAILAYSKSIGINIDELFDGCLLHEYPFSSETQMMGNVWDKDDKKFIASKGSFENITNLCDLNESEKLNLEKKLIEMAKKGYRVIAVARKMNVTDINQQLDEYTLEFVGLIGLMDPPREGVSKAMKICNDAGIRVVMLTGDNGTTAKSIAKAIGIKNSENVLTGKEIDSMSDEELLEKIKVTNIFSRVIPRHKLKIIKAFKELGEIVAMTGDGVNDAPALKYADIGVSMGKRGTEVAKEASDMILLDDNFETIVETIHDGRRIYDNIKKAIGYVFVIHIPVFLTALFAPLFKLPLLLLPINVVLMEFIIDPTCSIVFERQPAEKGIMLRKPRIPNEPILDYNLLFKAVIQGFSIFAFAFGSYVYLLHQGCRTDLARTFAFVILIASNFFLVYVNQSEIDSVFSAFGKFKKDIVLWLVNIGIFGGILIMLYVPSATVIAKTVPLTEKQLFAALLLSGVSTLWWELVKLLKRIKLKK, encoded by the coding sequence ATGACATTTTTTAAAGGTTTTAAGGAAGATTACTTCGGACTTACCGATTTGGAAGTAAAAAAATACCAAGAAACTTACGGAAAAAATGAATTACTCCAGAAAAAGAAAAAAACATTCTTAAGTCGTATTTTAAAGATATTTTCTGAACCGATGTTTGTACTTTTATTTATTGCTGCTTTTGTTTATTTTTTCCTTGGTGAACCCCGTGATGGATTAATAATGGTTATTTCCGTTGTTTTTATCTGTGCAATTGAATTTTTCCAGGAATGGAGGACCGATAGAACATTGCAGGCGTTAAAGGATTTATCATCCCCCAAATCAACCGTCATTAGAAACGGAAAAATGATGACGATAGATAGTAATGAATTAACTGTAGATGATCTTTTAATTCTAAAAGAAGGGGAAAAAATAGCTGCTGACGGAATTATTATTGAAAATTATGGATTAGGAGTAAATGAATCCACCTTAACCGGAGAATCTGATGTTGTGTGGAAAAAAATTGATTTAGATACGGAAGAAAATTCAGAACACTGGCAAAAGAATATCTGCTATGCAGGAACGTCAGTAACCCAAGGGCGAGCCGTTATTAAAATACTAAATGTAGGTTCAAAAACTGAATATGGAAAAATTGGAAAAGATATTTTTTCAGTCAATTCTATGCCCGCCCCACTTGAAAAACAGACGAAAGAACTTGTAAAATACTCTGCAATAGCCGCTTTTTTCATGCTATTATTGATCGTATTTGTTAATTTTTATTATATGGGAAGTGTAACGGATAGTATTTTATCAGGCGTAACTGTTGCAATGGCAATTATACCTGAAGAATTCCCAGTAATTTTAACAGTTTTTCTTGCAATGGGAGCCTGGAGGCTTGCGAATAAAAATTCACTGATTAGAAGAATTCCTGCAGTTGAAACACTCGGTTCAATATCAGTTTTGTGCGTTGATAAAACAGGAACCCTCACAAAAAACCAGATGGAAGTAAAAGAAATATTTTTTGATTCAAAATTTAATGAAAATGAACTTATGACTTTTGCTTCTTTAGCATCAGAAACTGAAGCATATGACCCGATGGAAAAAGCAATTCTGGCGTATTCAAAGTCTATTGGAATAAATATAGATGAATTATTTGATGGCTGTCTTTTGCATGAATATCCATTTAGTTCGGAAACCCAAATGATGGGAAACGTATGGGATAAAGATGATAAAAAATTTATCGCTTCAAAAGGTTCTTTTGAAAATATTACAAATCTATGTGACTTAAATGAATCCGAAAAATTAAATTTAGAAAAAAAATTAATTGAAATGGCAAAAAAAGGATACCGGGTAATTGCCGTTGCAAGAAAAATGAATGTAACAGACATTAACCAACAATTAGATGAATATACCCTTGAATTTGTGGGATTAATTGGTTTGATGGATCCACCAAGAGAAGGAGTTTCAAAAGCCATGAAAATATGTAATGATGCAGGGATTAGAGTTGTAATGCTTACGGGAGACAATGGAACTACTGCAAAATCAATTGCAAAAGCGATCGGGATAAAAAACAGCGAAAATGTGCTTACTGGAAAAGAAATAGATTCGATGAGTGATGAAGAACTCTTGGAAAAAATAAAAGTAACAAACATATTTTCAAGAGTAATTCCAAGACATAAATTAAAAATCATTAAAGCGTTTAAAGAACTCGGTGAAATTGTTGCGATGACGGGTGATGGCGTAAATGATGCACCTGCACTAAAATATGCAGATATTGGGGTTTCGATGGGTAAACGAGGTACCGAAGTTGCAAAAGAAGCATCTGACATGATTTTACTTGATGATAATTTTGAAACCATTGTTGAAACAATACATGACGGAAGAAGAATTTACGATAATATAAAAAAAGCAATAGGTTATGTTTTTGTTATTCACATTCCAGTATTTTTAACTGCACTTTTTGCGCCACTATTTAAATTACCGCTCCTACTTCTTCCAATAAACGTGGTTTTAATGGAATTTATTATCGATCCAACCTGCTCAATCGTATTTGAAAGACAGCCTGCAGAAAAAGGTATCATGCTTAGAAAACCAAGAATACCTAACGAACCGATTTTGGATTATAATCTTCTATTCAAGGCAGTAATTCAGGGTTTTTCAATTTTTGCATTTGCATTTGGCTCTTATGTTTATTTACTACATCAGGGATGTAGAACGGATCTTGCAAGGACTTTTGCATTTGTAATTCTTATTGCATCTAATTTCTTCCTTGTATATGTTAACCAATCAGAAATAGACTCAGTATTTTCGGCATTTGGAAAATTCAAAAAGGATATAGTTCTCTGGCTTGTAAATATCGGAATATTTGGGGGAATTTTAATAATGCTCTATGTTCCATCGGCAACAGTAATTGCGAAAACAGTTCCACTTACTGA